The following proteins are encoded in a genomic region of Nakaseomyces glabratus chromosome J, complete sequence:
- the YHK8 gene encoding Yhk8p (CAGL0J00363g~Putative protein of major facilitator superfamily; gene is downregulated in azole-resistant strain) has translation MSESISMKDSDSCNQIDAESKSALSANEQTEFEVSFSEDGDPDPENIARHLPLVRKYYISSLITLTSTVITIISSCWSLASPNIMKHFHISHEVSTLGITLYIFGLGFGPLFLSPISELYGRRITFVSSLFLSIIWQCLTTWSKTIEGVLFGRFLSGFFGSVFLSVAGGAISDIFSKKQIGIPMAIYTTAAFLGPSLGPIISGALYHANYKWTFVTLLIASGVCLTLIVISVPETYAPVLLIKKAQRLREETGDDRYYAPLEITRKETSIFKSVVLSAKRPFGLLLRDPMMGVLCFYTGLVLAIVYLYFVAFPYVFETLYHFTVMEVGCSYIGLMVGMLLASPTSYIFQKRYDAKVERNGGVRTPEMRFEPLYYGAFCTPIGLMIFAWTCYSHVHWIGPQIGSAIFGVGVYFVFVGVFGYTVDAYRKYAASGMACNSFVRSVMSGVFPLFGLQMYKGMGVNWAGFLIAMVTVLMIPVPFLFDRYGPYLRSKSPYAWDD, from the coding sequence ATGTCAGAATCTATATCGATGAAGGACTCAGATTCGTGCAATCAAATAGACGCAGAAAGTAAAAGTGCATTGTCTGCCAATGAGCAAACAGAGTTTGAAGTTAGTTTCAGTGAGGATGGGGATCCAGACCCTGAAAACATTGCCAGACATCTTCCTTTAGTAAGGAAGTACTACATATCTTCGCTAATTACTCTGACATCGACAGTGATAACGATTATATCCTCTTGTTGGTCATTGGCGTCGCCAAATATCATGAAACACTTCCACATATCTCATGAAGTCAGTACATTGGGTATAACCCTGTATATCTTTGGTCTTGGGTTTGGACCACTATTTTTATCACCAATTAGTGAACTATACGGAAGACGTATAACATTCGtatcatcattatttttaagtATAATATGGCAATGCCTGACAACCTGGTCAAAAACCATTGAAGGTGTCTTATTCGGTAGATTCCTTTCAGGGTTTTTTGGATCTGTTTTTCTAAGTGTTGCAGGTGGTGCTATAAGTGATATCTTCAGTAAGAAACAAATCGGTATTCCAATGGCCATCTACACCACTGCCGCCTTTTTGGGTCCATCCCTGGGACCAATTATTAGCGGTGCTTTATATCATGCCAACTATAAATGGACTTTTGTGACATTGCTTATTGCATCAGGTGTATGTTTGACTCTTATTGTTATATCTGTACCGGAAACCTATGCTCCAGTATTATTGATTAAGAAGGCACAGCGGTTAAGAGAAGAGACTGGTGATGATAGATACTACGCACCACTTGAAattacaagaaaagaaactagTATTTTTAAATCTGTCGTTTTATCTGCCAAGAGACCATTCGGTCTGCTGTTGAGAGATCCAATGATGGGTGTACTATGTTTTTATACAGGATTAGTCTTGGCTATTGTTTACCTCTACTTTGTTGCTTTTCCATATGTCTTTGAGACACTCTATCATTTCACTGTCATGGAAGTTGGATGTTCATACATTGGTCTAATGGTGGGTATGCTTTTAGCTTCACCAACAAGTTATATCTTTCAGAAAAGATATGATGCCAAGGTTGAAAGAAACGGTGGTGTGAGAACTCCAGAAATGAGATTCGAGCCTTTATACTACGGTGCTTTTTGTACACCTATAGGATTAATGATATTTGCTTGGACGTGTTACTCACATGTTCACTGGATTGGCCCCCAAATCGGTAGTGCCATCTTTGGTGTAGGTGTTTACTTTGTTTTCGTTGGTGTCTTCGGCTACACTGTTGATGCCTATCGTAAGTACGCTGCTTCCGGCATGGCATGCAACTCATTTGTGAGAAGTGTCATGAGTGGTGTGTTCCCACTTTTCGGACTTCAAATGTATAAAGGTATGGGAGTCAACTGGGCCGGTTTCCTTATTGCCATGGTGACAGTTCTGATGATACCAGtgccatttctttttgacaGATACGGACCATACTTGAGATCAAAATCGCCATATGCATGGGATGATTAA
- the FSH1 gene encoding putative serine hydrolase (CAGL0J00385g~Ortholog(s) have cytoplasm, nucleus localization), which translates to MTASAAPRLLFLHGFLQNGKVFSEKSSGIRKLLKKADIQCDYIDAPVMLEKKDLPFEMDDEKWAATLEADVNRAWFYHSEISKELDLTEAINTVANHIKENGPYDGIVGFSQGAALSTIITNKISELVPSHPEFKVSLVISGYSFTEPDPENPGQLRITEKYRESFKPNPESQTKMLFVYGASDMAVPSERSKYLYNLYKESFGEDAEGTKLHAFEHPGGHMVPNKKDIIRPIVEQITSSL; encoded by the coding sequence atgACCGCTAGCGCTGCTCCAAGACTATTATTCCTACACGGGTTTTTGCAAAATGGTAAAGTATTCTCAGAGAAGTCTTCCGGTATCAGAAAgttgttgaagaaggcTGACATACAGTGCGATTATATCGATGCTCCAGTTATGCTTGAGAAGAAAGATTTGCCATTTGAAATGGATGATGAAAAATGGGCTGCAACTCTAGAGGCAGATGTCAACAGAGCTTGGTTCTATCACAGTGAAATCTCCAAAGAACTGGACTTGACTGAAGCTATTAACACCGTTGCTAATCATATAAAGGAAAATGGGCCATACGATGGTATTGTTGGATTTTCTCAAGGTGCTGCTCTATCTACTATCATCACTAACAAGATCTCTGAACTGGTACCTAGTCATCCAGAATTCAAAGTCAGTTTAGTCATTTCTGGTTATTCATTTACTGAACCAGATCCAGAAAATCCAGGTCAATTGAGAATCACAGAAAAGTACAGAGAATCATTCAAGCCAAACCCTGAATCACAAACTAAAATGCTATTTGTATATGGTGCCTCCGATATGGCTGTGCCTTCTGAGAGATCCAAGTATCTATACAACTTGTACAAGGAATCTTTTGGAGAAGATGCGGAAGGTACAAAATTGCATGCATTTGAACATCCAGGTGGCCATATGGTTCCAAACAAAAAGGACATTATCAGACCAATTGTTGAACAAATTACATCATCTTTATAG